A single Chryseobacterium sp. DNA region contains:
- a CDS encoding helix-turn-helix domain-containing protein, producing MKAIEKEFFNTFTDFQCLILAHMNKGYINGVTAVHYNIIEFILRKKGTTGREISTAFKVSQAAVSKQLKFLITHDLIIQKQDKTDRRKFNLYATEKGSFIVENSETFRENITRQTASILNLKELESLNGLLNKVLNNIRL from the coding sequence ATGAAAGCCATCGAAAAAGAGTTTTTTAACACGTTCACCGATTTCCAGTGCCTGATACTTGCCCATATGAACAAGGGATACATCAACGGGGTAACGGCTGTTCATTATAATATTATTGAATTTATTCTTCGGAAGAAAGGTACAACCGGAAGAGAAATCTCCACAGCCTTTAAGGTAAGCCAGGCAGCGGTCTCGAAACAATTAAAATTCCTGATCACTCATGATTTGATTATTCAGAAACAGGATAAAACAGACCGCAGAAAATTCAATCTGTATGCCACTGAAAAAGGGAGCTTTATTGTGGAAAATTCCGAAACCTTCCGGGAAAATATAACCCGGCAGACCGCTTCTATTTTAAATCTGAAGGAGCTTGAATCATTGAATGGCCTGTTGAATAAAGTTTTGAACAACATCCGCTTGTAA
- a CDS encoding FecR family protein, translating to MKRLPHKNIEAFVFRLWTREVSGEKISEKEKEIIEQLKLHTEKDVDPLHMKESRERVLSALEHYFAPSEKTGHIRSFKKYVYRIAAVIILLLSLGGFFTYQAFFKADVYATESGNRTVHLADGSVVTLLPGAELTVAKSFPASTRVVDLKGDAVFSVAKSKIHPFIVHAQGFSTQVLGTVFKISQSGKKKAVDLYEGKVAVSSAGVPVSYLKPNQKWTNFGIAHTTAIISFAPDRVSGKKVPELLSLSFNDVPLKEVITLLEGNYSTKIYYPKETEDKKITADFTGGTVGENIESLAFILGLEVQKKDNTYILKK from the coding sequence ATGAAACGTTTACCCCATAAAAATATTGAAGCCTTTGTTTTCAGGCTTTGGACACGCGAAGTTTCAGGGGAGAAAATCTCTGAAAAAGAAAAGGAAATAATAGAGCAGTTGAAGCTCCATACAGAAAAAGATGTGGATCCCCTTCATATGAAAGAATCGAGGGAAAGGGTCTTATCTGCATTGGAGCATTATTTTGCACCCTCTGAAAAAACAGGCCATATAAGATCCTTTAAAAAGTATGTTTACAGGATAGCGGCGGTTATTATACTTTTGCTTTCACTGGGAGGGTTCTTTACTTACCAGGCTTTCTTTAAAGCCGATGTTTACGCTACAGAATCCGGGAACCGTACGGTTCATTTAGCAGATGGGTCAGTAGTGACATTATTACCCGGAGCAGAGCTTACCGTGGCGAAATCATTTCCTGCATCAACCAGGGTTGTAGATCTAAAAGGAGATGCCGTTTTTTCCGTAGCCAAATCAAAAATACATCCTTTTATTGTACATGCGCAGGGTTTCAGTACCCAAGTGCTGGGTACGGTATTTAAAATCTCACAATCCGGAAAGAAAAAAGCAGTAGATCTTTACGAAGGCAAGGTAGCTGTATCTTCTGCCGGAGTGCCTGTTTCTTACCTGAAACCCAATCAAAAGTGGACAAATTTTGGAATTGCCCATACTACGGCGATCATTTCATTTGCTCCGGACAGAGTTTCGGGGAAAAAAGTTCCTGAACTGCTGTCTTTAAGTTTTAACGATGTCCCGTTAAAGGAGGTTATTACGCTGCTTGAAGGAAACTACAGTACAAAAATCTATTATCCGAAAGAAACTGAAGACAAAAAGATCACTGCGGATTTTACAGGAGGAACCGTAGGAGAAAATATTGAATCACTGGCTTTTATCCTGGGATTGGAAGTTCAGAAAAAGGACAATACCTACATTTTGAAAAAATAA
- a CDS encoding S41 family peptidase — translation MSQNIYNGMSNFFKFQWIIIAFFVISCTNNEENVPVFPEGSTESVNVWVQDSMKRYYYWAGQMPAKPDYHLPTKDFFKSLLSPQDRFSFMVNTADPSSYPRSIRNMYGFDYTVIQLANGEVVTVVKLVLTHSPAFNAGLERGMIITKINGKAITAANAETITSSMKDHTVINLSVGNWKNETVTDEKDLTVYYGYSLEQPVLSKIFEHNGKKTGYLYVYDFPDGMTPVFNQKFAEFKAAGVQELILDLRYNYGGSVSAAAALCSLIPSGISAGSPFIVFKGNKNGGEVKRTFAQQIAYDPKALDFNILHANSLALNKVYILTSNSTASAAEIVVNNLKPYLQVIQIGDVTLGKDMAGFTVEDKRKPKKISWQMHPVIYKVFNANGEGEYANGISPQWTVSEYSKLPLLPLGDPGETLVSSALNKVYLKSAGYDVSQKGLKILYQSDVPFAMTGK, via the coding sequence ATGTCGCAGAATATTTATAATGGTATGAGTAATTTTTTTAAGTTTCAGTGGATAATCATAGCATTTTTTGTCATTTCATGTACAAATAATGAGGAAAATGTTCCTGTTTTTCCGGAAGGAAGCACCGAATCTGTTAATGTCTGGGTACAGGACAGCATGAAACGGTATTATTACTGGGCCGGTCAGATGCCTGCCAAACCGGATTACCATCTTCCTACAAAAGATTTTTTTAAAAGTCTGCTGTCTCCCCAGGACCGGTTTTCGTTTATGGTCAATACGGCAGACCCTTCCAGCTATCCGCGTTCCATCCGGAATATGTATGGTTTCGATTATACGGTCATTCAGCTTGCCAATGGAGAAGTTGTCACTGTAGTTAAATTGGTCCTTACCCATTCTCCTGCTTTCAATGCGGGACTGGAAAGAGGGATGATCATTACCAAAATCAATGGAAAAGCCATTACGGCAGCCAATGCAGAAACCATTACCTCATCCATGAAGGACCATACTGTGATCAATCTTAGCGTTGGCAACTGGAAGAATGAGACAGTCACTGATGAGAAGGATCTTACGGTATATTATGGATATTCCCTTGAACAGCCGGTATTATCTAAAATTTTTGAACACAACGGCAAAAAGACAGGATATCTGTATGTCTATGATTTTCCGGATGGGATGACCCCGGTATTCAATCAGAAGTTTGCTGAGTTTAAAGCTGCCGGAGTACAGGAGCTTATTCTGGATCTCCGGTACAATTACGGTGGTTCCGTATCTGCTGCGGCCGCCCTTTGCTCACTGATCCCTTCAGGAATATCGGCAGGCTCTCCATTTATTGTATTTAAAGGAAATAAAAACGGAGGTGAAGTGAAAAGGACGTTTGCCCAGCAGATTGCCTATGACCCGAAAGCTCTTGATTTTAATATTTTGCATGCGAATTCATTAGCCCTGAATAAAGTGTATATCCTGACTTCAAACAGCACGGCATCAGCGGCGGAAATCGTTGTCAACAATCTGAAACCTTACCTACAGGTTATCCAGATTGGAGATGTTACCTTGGGAAAGGATATGGCTGGGTTTACAGTAGAAGACAAGCGGAAGCCCAAAAAAATTTCATGGCAGATGCATCCTGTTATTTATAAAGTATTTAATGCCAATGGAGAGGGAGAATATGCGAACGGAATTTCACCCCAATGGACGGTCAGCGAATACAGTAAACTTCCGTTGCTTCCTTTGGGTGATCCCGGTGAGACCTTAGTTTCATCAGCCCTCAATAAAGTGTACTTAAAATCTGCAGGCTACGATGTATCGCAGAAAGGACTTAAGATTTTATATCAGAGCGATGTCCCTTTTGCCATGACGGGGAAGTAG
- a CDS encoding sterol desaturase family protein encodes MSLNETELSGYLNTCWQFSWPQWIVLSLIINIFLYAFSIGLYLFIDGTCRKNKLQVQDHPVTGSDFILSLMTIGCNCLVMLIGVFLWKNSWIELGRDYSGVLIFTEVLALLLLMDLMMYFFHYAAHLPVVYKMLHGKHHEHVSTNFLSLFVLHPLETIGFGLMMLVLLMGYDFSVISISIYLLLNLIWGTIGHLNREFFPSRFDRLFIGTTRFHNQHHVDETKNFGFYTSIWDRLFGTYR; translated from the coding sequence ATGAGTTTGAATGAAACTGAGCTTTCCGGATATTTAAATACATGTTGGCAGTTTTCATGGCCTCAATGGATTGTATTGAGCCTTATCATCAATATTTTTTTATATGCCTTTTCAATAGGGCTGTACCTTTTCATTGATGGGACATGCCGTAAAAACAAGCTTCAGGTGCAGGATCATCCCGTTACAGGATCAGATTTTATTCTCAGCCTTATGACCATAGGATGTAACTGCCTGGTCATGCTGATAGGTGTTTTTTTATGGAAAAACAGCTGGATTGAGTTAGGACGGGATTATTCAGGAGTTTTGATTTTTACAGAAGTTTTAGCTTTGTTGCTTCTGATGGATCTGATGATGTATTTCTTTCACTATGCCGCTCATTTGCCCGTAGTCTATAAAATGCTTCACGGAAAGCATCATGAGCATGTAAGTACCAATTTTTTAAGCCTTTTTGTGTTGCATCCGTTAGAAACCATTGGTTTTGGATTAATGATGCTGGTGTTGTTGATGGGATATGATTTTTCTGTTATTTCGATTTCAATTTATCTGTTGCTGAATCTGATCTGGGGAACCATAGGCCATTTGAACAGAGAGTTTTTTCCCTCCCGATTTGACCGGCTTTTCATTGGAACGACCCGTTTTCATAATCAACACCATGTGGATGAAACGAAAAATTTCGGCTTTTATACCTCTATTTGGGACCGGCTGTTTGGAACTTATCGATAA
- a CDS encoding excinuclease ABC subunit UvrA, with protein sequence MENIEITNARQNNLKNISIKIPKNRIVVFTGVSGSGKSSLVFETIGAEAQRQINETQNSFVRNRLQHYGIPDVDKIENLNVPIIINQKRLGGNARSTVGTAADVYASLRLLFSRMGKPFVGYSNVFSFNNPQGMCPECEGLGFVQTVNINTLIDKNKSLNEGAVRFPTFQPGGWRLTRYTLSGYFDNDKKLKDFSDEEWKLLLYAQEHKPGHPHKEWGKTVKYEGIIPRIEKAFLKKDSKENVTRKNALKNVVVTKMCPSCQGKRLNKKILSCKIEGKSIADCTALSIDELFGFISSLESKTYEVIIKELSGKLQNIIHIGLQYLTLDRNTDTLSGGESQRIKMVKNLGNSLVDLLYIFDEPSIGLHPRDLQNIISIIQQIRDKGNTVLIVEHDPDIIKMADWVIDIGPGSGKSGGKVVYEGTFEELKTSAGKTGSYFSEKPAVKKNPRKSTHYLEIKNANLYNLKNINVNIPTGVMTVVTGVAGSGKSTLINRVLPDFYPDLTVIDQSMFAASARSNLLTYLNISDSVRQLFARSNHVSEKLFSRNSEGACKHCKGLGIEKIDLAFMDDIEQPCEECGGSGFDPEVLHYQYHQKTIVDVMNMTVSEAMHFFTDEAIIKHFEILVTLGLDYLTLGQRLDSFSGGERQRLKLTRELKHRNQIIVLDEPSTGLHPSDTRKLLSFLNDLVDQDNTLIVIEHNLDIIAQADRIIDIGPGAGKLGGKIMFEGTPEELLKNKTSFTAEFLRKHIE encoded by the coding sequence ATGGAAAATATAGAAATTACAAATGCCAGGCAAAATAATCTCAAAAATATTTCCATAAAAATTCCAAAAAACAGGATTGTTGTTTTTACGGGAGTATCGGGTTCGGGAAAATCTTCCCTGGTATTTGAAACGATCGGTGCAGAAGCTCAGCGGCAGATTAATGAAACCCAGAATAGCTTTGTCAGGAACCGGCTGCAGCATTATGGCATACCGGATGTCGATAAGATTGAAAACCTCAATGTTCCCATTATCATCAATCAGAAGAGGCTGGGAGGAAATGCAAGGTCTACCGTAGGAACGGCAGCCGATGTATATGCTTCCCTGAGGCTGTTATTTTCAAGAATGGGAAAACCGTTTGTGGGATATTCCAATGTTTTTTCATTCAACAACCCGCAGGGAATGTGCCCGGAATGTGAAGGGCTGGGTTTTGTCCAGACCGTGAATATTAATACCCTGATTGATAAGAATAAATCTTTGAATGAAGGGGCCGTCAGATTTCCGACTTTTCAGCCGGGAGGATGGCGCTTAACAAGATATACATTATCCGGTTATTTTGATAATGATAAAAAGCTTAAAGACTTTTCCGATGAAGAATGGAAGCTGTTGTTATATGCACAAGAACATAAACCCGGGCATCCACATAAAGAATGGGGAAAAACTGTAAAATATGAGGGAATTATTCCAAGAATTGAAAAAGCATTCCTTAAGAAAGATTCAAAGGAGAATGTAACAAGGAAAAATGCGTTGAAGAATGTTGTTGTGACGAAAATGTGCCCGTCCTGCCAGGGAAAACGGCTCAATAAAAAGATATTATCCTGCAAAATTGAGGGGAAAAGTATCGCAGACTGTACAGCACTTTCCATTGATGAATTGTTCGGGTTTATCAGCTCCCTGGAATCAAAAACGTACGAGGTGATCATTAAGGAACTTTCCGGGAAACTACAGAATATAATCCATATTGGATTACAGTATCTGACATTGGACAGAAATACCGATACGCTTTCGGGAGGCGAATCCCAGCGGATAAAAATGGTGAAAAATTTAGGAAACAGCCTGGTCGATCTGCTGTATATCTTTGATGAACCCAGCATTGGCCTTCATCCCAGGGATTTACAGAATATCATCAGCATTATTCAACAGATCAGAGATAAAGGAAATACGGTTTTAATTGTGGAGCATGATCCTGACATTATTAAAATGGCAGACTGGGTGATCGATATAGGCCCGGGTTCAGGGAAAAGCGGAGGGAAAGTGGTGTATGAAGGAACATTTGAAGAATTAAAAACATCTGCAGGAAAAACAGGATCTTATTTTTCAGAAAAACCTGCTGTCAAAAAGAACCCAAGAAAATCCACGCATTATTTGGAGATTAAAAATGCCAATCTGTATAATCTTAAAAATATAAATGTCAATATCCCGACAGGGGTGATGACTGTGGTGACCGGAGTGGCCGGTTCAGGAAAAAGTACTTTGATCAACAGGGTACTGCCGGATTTTTATCCTGATCTGACGGTCATAGACCAGTCGATGTTTGCAGCAAGTGCCCGTTCAAACCTGCTTACCTATTTAAATATATCTGATTCCGTACGCCAGCTTTTTGCCCGTTCAAACCATGTTTCAGAGAAACTGTTCAGCAGAAACAGCGAAGGGGCCTGTAAACATTGTAAAGGATTGGGTATTGAAAAAATAGACCTTGCATTTATGGATGATATAGAACAGCCATGTGAGGAATGCGGAGGTTCAGGATTTGATCCTGAGGTCCTGCACTATCAATACCATCAAAAAACGATAGTAGACGTTATGAATATGACCGTTTCGGAGGCAATGCATTTTTTTACCGATGAAGCTATCATTAAACATTTTGAGATCCTGGTAACATTAGGACTCGATTATCTGACATTGGGACAGCGGTTAGATAGCTTTTCAGGCGGAGAAAGACAGCGTTTGAAATTAACCAGGGAGCTGAAGCATCGCAATCAGATCATTGTGCTGGATGAACCGAGTACAGGTCTACATCCAAGTGACACCCGGAAACTGTTATCTTTTTTAAATGACCTTGTAGATCAGGATAATACATTGATTGTTATAGAACACAATTTAGACATTATTGCCCAGGCAGACCGGATCATTGATATAGGGCCGGGTGCGGGAAAATTGGGCGGGAAAATTATGTTTGAAGGAACTCCGGAAGAATTATTGAAAAATAAAACATCCTTCACCGCTGAATTTCTGCGTAAGCATATTGAATGA
- a CDS encoding T9SS type A sorting domain-containing protein has product MKKIILSSVLFLSHWAMAQDMVWGNSFDSQNDLQGWTFHDLNNNGNAWVQGQNIYNSGTSLTYGTEGVLRHSISLVPTGSATGFAGENDWIISPQIDLTSAAGTITMTASIGRQRTNHTIVGRSLYIYVSTPQKQVPDLSDFQALAVDANGNDIPSLYKIQAGSSSNPFSSDLTQFVECLVDLSAFAGKKIYIGMWSNRKTNGDNAQNININEMAIYASSFLGTKDVKKKENLTKIAENPVKETLKLQLNPALKENTAVVNIYNMAAQKVLTVQYSRSIHIAGLSAGAYIAEVTDGKTTERLRFIKK; this is encoded by the coding sequence ATGAAAAAAATAATTTTATCATCTGTTCTGTTTTTATCTCATTGGGCAATGGCCCAGGATATGGTATGGGGTAATTCTTTTGACTCTCAAAATGACCTTCAGGGATGGACTTTCCATGACCTGAATAATAATGGCAATGCATGGGTACAGGGGCAGAATATCTATAACAGCGGTACTTCTCTAACCTATGGAACAGAAGGCGTTCTCCGCCATTCTATAAGTTTGGTTCCTACCGGCAGTGCTACCGGATTTGCAGGTGAAAATGACTGGATTATTTCTCCTCAGATTGATCTGACATCGGCAGCAGGTACCATTACTATGACAGCCTCTATAGGAAGACAGAGAACCAATCATACTATTGTCGGAAGAAGCCTTTATATCTATGTAAGTACCCCTCAAAAGCAGGTTCCGGACTTATCCGATTTTCAAGCACTCGCAGTAGACGCCAATGGAAATGATATTCCAAGTCTTTATAAAATACAGGCGGGAAGTTCAAGCAATCCATTTTCGTCAGATCTTACCCAGTTTGTAGAATGTCTTGTGGACCTTTCTGCTTTTGCAGGAAAGAAAATTTACATTGGAATGTGGTCTAACAGAAAAACCAATGGTGATAACGCTCAGAATATCAATATTAATGAAATGGCCATTTATGCCAGCTCATTCCTCGGCACAAAGGATGTAAAAAAGAAAGAAAATCTAACGAAAATAGCAGAAAATCCTGTAAAGGAAACTTTAAAGCTGCAGCTTAATCCAGCATTGAAAGAAAACACCGCTGTGGTAAATATCTACAATATGGCAGCCCAAAAAGTGCTTACGGTTCAGTATTCCAGATCCATCCATATAGCCGGTTTATCGGCTGGGGCGTATATCGCTGAAGTGACTGATGGAAAAACTACAGAACGATTGAGATTCATTAAAAAATAA
- a CDS encoding TonB-dependent receptor — protein MKSLKCGLTIAALFFTVAAEAQELVQKVSFSVPTNRPLIEVLEEFAGKTGMRLAYSKVDIKELKVKGVKCENSSINSCLKDITNGLPVVFRLHGDLISIKYENSQVSVPGNGRISGKIVDEVGRPVAGAEINIAQKTVVTDNNGDFTVDLPSGMYTLTIKAPRYNTLRVEKLAVANKETNTVSFALNTVSDKITDIKEVVVTATRKADTQAGLLAQQKKAAQMSDGISAEQISKTPDSDVGGTLKRVTGITTIDNKYVVVRSMGERWNTAAMDGINLPSTEAYNQNFSFDIIPTAMVESVVVSKSATPDMNANFAGGYVEVKTKDIPNENFTTVTLGTSYNDQAAFKEFLTRKRGKYDYFGYDDGTRDFPKGLEAVNWNNPIFFEQSKQFVNDNFTTYKTRGDMGSNIQLALGRTYALKNNNKWGFAGAFIIKNEQNKLDIDHTGRGNWLDTTAPYDPNWEIKGTAPITFYNFKNKGASYNYNSTVAGMLNFGLQLNKNRISFRNSYTHIYDNTLTRITGWGEYMGGSGMPSNAETAYNYFYYGMIPNNDPSQIKSLDTPHTDNANYPVYQSFLQNKLEGNHKTGNMEINWFAARTGVSSDTKDYTLHQALYDFIGNEILSYHRINNSSSDFARGYIESKETDYNYGASFKINLDRESFKNDLKVGYAGASKKNTNEQQKFLLRVDENRNVPNSSILTLYGPLSEWFDGSHYVPGGIGWQTRPLYKNEKYEGEVEQHAMYVMFDNRWRNKFRLVWGLRAEYFKYNLISQQLEPQDNRNFSKTGVEDKPWQWMPSANFTYSPTNKINLRLAYNKTVIRPQFNERTGLPYFDPVSNGLIYNTEMVSSVVNNYDFKFEWFPGLGEIFSAGIYYKNIDRPIEREGYISNEGNLYLYNGNSKNAKLKGIEVEVRKNLGFIAEDSFLSKLFVSGNFTYNDTQVIAFKDREKTTDDDATYEVGRPLYGQTPYAYNLGLMYDGERLGVNFLYNAKGDQYITVGYGYNEEEIQRPYAVADAQISYKFLRNRNLEVKFNVRNLFNRVKEYYNNYNSYAISTGGGNVATSREAWGLLPGATDKYDKDIDKIMFRAYSGRIFGLSVNYTF, from the coding sequence ATGAAAAGTTTGAAATGTGGTCTTACCATAGCAGCATTATTTTTTACTGTAGCGGCAGAAGCGCAGGAATTGGTTCAGAAAGTTTCATTTTCTGTTCCTACAAACAGACCATTAATTGAAGTATTGGAAGAATTTGCAGGAAAAACCGGGATGAGGCTGGCATATTCAAAAGTAGATATCAAAGAGCTGAAGGTAAAAGGAGTAAAATGTGAAAATAGTTCGATCAACAGCTGTCTGAAAGACATTACCAACGGACTTCCTGTCGTGTTCCGCCTGCATGGAGATCTCATTTCAATCAAATATGAAAACTCTCAGGTTTCCGTACCGGGAAACGGACGTATCTCCGGGAAAATCGTTGATGAAGTAGGAAGACCTGTCGCCGGTGCAGAAATTAATATTGCCCAGAAGACTGTAGTGACAGACAATAATGGAGATTTTACAGTAGATCTTCCTTCAGGAATGTATACGCTTACGATTAAAGCTCCCAGATACAATACACTCCGCGTAGAAAAGTTGGCAGTGGCCAATAAGGAAACAAATACCGTTTCATTTGCATTGAATACTGTTTCTGATAAAATTACAGATATTAAAGAAGTTGTAGTGACGGCAACCCGTAAAGCGGATACCCAGGCAGGATTGCTTGCCCAGCAGAAAAAGGCTGCCCAGATGAGTGACGGTATTTCTGCCGAGCAGATCTCTAAGACCCCGGACAGCGACGTTGGGGGAACCTTGAAAAGAGTCACCGGAATCACCACCATAGACAACAAATACGTAGTGGTACGCTCCATGGGGGAACGCTGGAATACCGCTGCAATGGACGGGATCAACCTGCCCAGTACTGAAGCATATAATCAGAACTTCTCTTTCGATATTATTCCTACCGCTATGGTGGAAAGTGTGGTGGTGAGCAAATCGGCAACGCCTGACATGAATGCCAACTTTGCGGGCGGCTATGTAGAGGTGAAGACCAAAGATATTCCCAACGAAAATTTTACTACGGTAACGCTTGGAACATCTTATAACGATCAGGCCGCATTTAAAGAATTCCTGACCCGTAAGCGCGGAAAGTATGATTATTTCGGATATGATGACGGAACAAGAGACTTCCCGAAAGGACTTGAAGCGGTGAACTGGAACAATCCGATATTCTTCGAACAGTCAAAACAATTCGTCAATGACAATTTTACAACGTATAAGACGAGAGGGGATATGGGCTCCAATATACAGCTGGCATTGGGAAGAACGTATGCCCTTAAAAACAATAATAAATGGGGTTTTGCAGGAGCATTTATCATAAAGAACGAACAGAATAAACTGGATATTGACCATACGGGAAGGGGAAACTGGCTAGATACTACGGCACCTTATGATCCCAATTGGGAGATCAAAGGAACAGCTCCCATCACATTTTATAATTTTAAAAATAAAGGAGCTTCTTATAATTACAATTCTACAGTGGCAGGAATGCTTAATTTCGGCTTACAGCTCAATAAAAACAGGATTTCTTTCCGTAATTCATATACCCATATTTATGATAATACCCTGACCAGAATTACCGGCTGGGGCGAATATATGGGAGGAAGTGGTATGCCCTCCAATGCTGAAACAGCCTATAATTATTTTTATTACGGAATGATTCCAAACAATGATCCCTCACAGATTAAATCTTTAGACACTCCTCACACAGATAATGCCAATTACCCTGTTTATCAGTCTTTCTTGCAAAATAAACTGGAAGGAAACCACAAAACCGGAAATATGGAGATCAACTGGTTTGCAGCGAGAACGGGAGTTTCGTCGGATACCAAAGATTATACCCTGCACCAGGCCTTATATGATTTTATAGGCAATGAAATCCTAAGCTATCACAGAATAAACAATTCTTCAAGTGATTTTGCCAGAGGATATATTGAAAGTAAAGAAACCGATTACAATTATGGAGCCTCTTTTAAAATAAATCTTGACAGGGAAAGCTTTAAGAATGATCTAAAAGTGGGCTATGCCGGAGCTTCAAAAAAGAATACCAACGAGCAGCAGAAGTTCTTACTCAGAGTAGATGAAAACAGAAATGTCCCGAACAGCAGTATATTAACATTATACGGTCCTCTTTCTGAGTGGTTCGACGGTTCTCATTACGTGCCGGGAGGTATTGGCTGGCAGACGAGGCCGCTGTATAAAAATGAGAAATATGAAGGAGAAGTAGAGCAGCATGCAATGTATGTGATGTTTGATAACCGTTGGAGAAATAAATTCAGGCTGGTCTGGGGATTGCGGGCAGAATATTTTAAATACAATCTGATTTCCCAGCAACTGGAACCTCAGGATAACAGGAATTTTTCTAAAACCGGTGTTGAAGATAAGCCATGGCAATGGATGCCTTCTGCTAATTTTACCTACAGTCCCACCAACAAAATCAATCTGAGATTAGCCTATAATAAAACCGTAATCCGGCCTCAGTTTAATGAAAGAACGGGATTGCCCTATTTTGATCCGGTGTCGAACGGTTTGATCTATAACACGGAGATGGTTTCATCGGTAGTCAATAATTATGATTTCAAATTTGAGTGGTTCCCGGGGTTGGGTGAGATATTTTCTGCCGGAATATATTATAAAAATATAGACCGTCCTATCGAGCGTGAAGGATATATTTCCAATGAAGGAAATCTATACCTGTATAACGGAAATTCAAAGAATGCAAAGCTTAAAGGTATTGAAGTGGAAGTAAGAAAGAATTTAGGCTTCATTGCAGAAGATTCTTTTCTTTCAAAACTTTTTGTAAGCGGAAACTTTACCTATAACGATACTCAAGTAATTGCTTTTAAAGACAGAGAGAAAACTACAGATGATGATGCCACCTACGAAGTGGGAAGACCTCTTTACGGGCAGACTCCTTATGCCTATAACTTAGGGCTTATGTATGATGGTGAGAGATTGGGGGTTAATTTTTTATATAATGCCAAAGGAGATCAGTACATCACGGTAGGATATGGCTATAACGAAGAAGAGATCCAAAGGCCTTATGCCGTGGCAGATGCGCAGATTTCCTATAAATTCTTAAGAAACAGGAATCTTGAAGTCAAATTCAATGTCCGAAACCTTTTCAACAGGGTAAAAGAGTATTACAACAATTACAATTCTTATGCAATTTCAACTGGCGGAGGTAATGTAGCGACAAGCAGGGAAGCTTGGGGACTTCTGCCGGGTGCTACCGATAAGTACGACAAGGATATTGACAAGATTATGTTTCGTGCATACAGCGGAAGAATATTTGGTCTCAGTGTGAATTATACATTCTAA